In Serratia sp. FDAARGOS_506, a genomic segment contains:
- a CDS encoding beta-galactosidase subunit beta — protein MIILESLAEFQRIYHSGKKWLRCMEAIANVDRISPNVCHSIGDSLTYRLSVGAGRQHGWLEGNRRYFDVHYYLDGEETVEVADKRALTTVVPYQDETDREFFSGEGERRRVGKGNVVIFENHQAHRSIESGKVKKVILKVTVEDSYFANK, from the coding sequence GTATTTATCACAGCGGCAAGAAGTGGCTGCGCTGCATGGAAGCGATCGCCAATGTCGATCGCATCAGCCCGAACGTGTGCCATTCGATCGGCGACTCGCTGACGTATCGGCTGAGCGTCGGCGCCGGCCGCCAGCACGGCTGGCTGGAGGGCAACCGCCGTTACTTCGACGTGCACTATTACCTCGATGGGGAAGAGACCGTCGAGGTCGCCGACAAACGGGCGCTGACGACGGTGGTGCCTTATCAGGACGAAACCGACCGCGAGTTTTTCAGCGGCGAAGGCGAGAGGCGCCGGGTCGGCAAAGGCAACGTGGTGATCTTCGAAAACCACCAGGCTCACCGCTCCATAGAAAGCGGCAAGGTAAAAAAAGTCATTTTAAAAGTGACGGTGGAAGACAGCTATTTCGCCAATAAATAG
- a CDS encoding amino acid permease, with amino-acid sequence MAASNRNTIGKFGLLSMTFAAVFSFNNVINNNIQLGIASSPVFLVATIIYFIPFCLIIAEFVSLNRNSEAGVYAWVKSALGGRWAFITAYTYWFVNLFFFTALLPRVIAYASYAFLGYDYVFTPLTTAIISIFLFAFSTYISNSGAKLLGPMTSVTSSLMLLLTFSYIVLAGAAVLGGIEPADPINVQAMTPNFNWAFLGITAWIFQAAGGAESVAVYVNDVKGGSRAFVKVIIVSGLFIGVLYSVSSLLINVFVHRTDLHFTGGTVQVFEGLSAHFGLPTVLMNRFVGIVSFTAMFGSLLMWTAAPVKIFFTEIPKGIFGEKTIRLNRHGVPTRAAWIQFFIVIPLMLIPTLGSSSVQDLMNTLINMTAAASMLPPLFIMLAYLNLRLKYDRVARDFKMGSRLQGIAIVSVLIAIFTVGFFASTFPTGASIMTIVFYNVGGLVVFLGYAWWKYNRYSKSLNAEARYHEDMPLARLALEAQEGTEATAFAPPQPLGGKGG; translated from the coding sequence ATGGCTGCGTCGAACAGAAACACCATCGGCAAGTTTGGCCTGCTGTCGATGACGTTTGCGGCAGTGTTCAGTTTCAACAACGTGATTAACAACAATATTCAGCTGGGGATCGCCTCGTCACCGGTGTTTCTGGTGGCGACGATCATTTACTTCATTCCCTTTTGCCTGATCATCGCCGAGTTCGTTTCGCTCAACCGCAACTCCGAGGCCGGCGTTTATGCCTGGGTGAAAAGTGCACTCGGCGGGCGCTGGGCGTTTATCACCGCCTACACCTATTGGTTCGTAAACCTGTTCTTTTTCACCGCGCTGCTGCCGCGCGTCATTGCCTACGCTTCTTATGCGTTCCTGGGCTATGACTACGTATTTACCCCGCTGACCACGGCGATCATCAGCATCTTCCTGTTCGCCTTCTCGACCTACATCTCCAACAGCGGCGCAAAACTGCTGGGGCCGATGACCTCCGTCACTTCATCGCTGATGCTGCTGCTGACGTTTTCCTACATCGTTCTGGCGGGCGCGGCGGTGTTGGGCGGCATTGAGCCGGCCGATCCGATCAACGTGCAGGCGATGACGCCGAACTTCAACTGGGCGTTCCTCGGCATTACCGCCTGGATCTTCCAGGCGGCGGGCGGGGCGGAGTCCGTGGCGGTGTACGTGAACGATGTAAAAGGCGGCAGCCGCGCCTTCGTGAAGGTGATCATCGTTTCCGGGCTGTTCATCGGCGTGCTGTATTCGGTGTCTTCGCTGTTGATCAACGTATTCGTGCACCGCACCGATCTGCACTTTACCGGCGGCACGGTTCAGGTATTCGAAGGCCTGTCGGCGCACTTCGGCCTGCCGACGGTGCTGATGAACCGCTTTGTCGGCATTGTTTCCTTCACCGCCATGTTCGGCTCTCTGCTGATGTGGACGGCGGCGCCGGTGAAGATTTTCTTCACCGAGATCCCGAAGGGCATTTTCGGCGAGAAAACCATTCGTCTGAACCGGCATGGCGTGCCGACGCGCGCGGCCTGGATCCAGTTCTTTATCGTCATCCCGCTGATGCTGATCCCGACGTTGGGTTCCAGCAGCGTGCAGGATTTGATGAACACGCTGATCAACATGACCGCCGCTGCCTCGATGCTGCCGCCGCTGTTCATCATGTTGGCTTACCTGAATCTGCGGCTGAAGTACGACCGGGTGGCGCGCGATTTCAAAATGGGCTCGCGCCTGCAGGGCATCGCCATCGTCAGCGTGCTGATCGCCATCTTCACCGTCGGCTTCTTTGCCTCGACGTTCCCGACCGGCGCCAGCATCATGACCATCGTGTTCTATAACGTCGGTGGGTTGGTGGTGTTCCTGGGATACGCCTGGTGGAAGTACAACCGTTACTCGAAGAGCCTGAACGCCGAGGCGCGCTATCACGAAGACATGCCGCTGGCGCGCCTCGCGCTGGAAGCGCAGGAGGGGACCGAGGCCACTGCGTTTGCGCCGCCGCAGCCGCTTGGCGGCAAAGGGGGGTAA
- a CDS encoding MBL fold metallo-hydrolase: MTEKTQTSTLPVSVQLLGTGGPRPDPQRAGPAAIVKIGDETLLFDVGRGVTVQMVRAGVALESLKDVFITHHHFDHIGDLYDVVLSTWIHGRRHAITFYGPPDTRRIMNALLTQVYDKDIEWRSDGEPTHGGWSEIKVHDVATGLVAETENWQVYAESVIHGHGLDVSRAFLKRWICYGYRVETQGKTIAISGDTVDCAGLRRLAQDADVLVQCCYLANEEITNEHFRKLARHTLACGDTVGKIAAACNVGTLVLTHHRPRDDNGMIEQLRQEVSQDFKGRIIIANDLDEVTL, from the coding sequence ATGACTGAAAAAACACAGACCTCCACATTACCGGTTAGCGTACAGCTGTTAGGCACCGGTGGCCCACGTCCGGATCCGCAGCGGGCGGGGCCGGCGGCCATCGTCAAGATAGGTGATGAAACACTGCTGTTTGATGTCGGCCGCGGCGTCACCGTGCAAATGGTCCGGGCCGGGGTTGCGCTGGAGTCATTGAAAGACGTATTTATCACTCACCATCATTTCGATCATATCGGCGATCTGTATGACGTAGTGCTCAGCACCTGGATACACGGTCGCCGCCACGCCATCACCTTCTACGGCCCGCCGGATACCAGGCGCATCATGAATGCCTTGCTGACCCAGGTATATGATAAAGATATCGAATGGCGCTCCGATGGCGAACCCACTCACGGCGGTTGGTCAGAGATCAAGGTCCACGACGTCGCGACCGGGTTGGTGGCCGAAACGGAAAACTGGCAGGTCTATGCCGAATCGGTCATACACGGACATGGCTTGGATGTCTCGCGCGCCTTTCTCAAGCGTTGGATCTGTTATGGCTATCGTGTAGAGACACAGGGTAAAACGATCGCAATCAGCGGCGATACGGTGGACTGTGCGGGCCTGCGCCGATTGGCCCAGGATGCAGACGTACTGGTGCAATGCTGTTACCTGGCCAACGAAGAAATCACCAACGAACACTTCCGCAAACTGGCCCGCCATACTCTGGCGTGCGGCGATACCGTCGGCAAGATAGCCGCCGCCTGTAATGTCGGCACCTTGGTGCTCACGCATCACCGTCCGCGCGATGATAACGGCATGATTGAACAACTGCGGCAGGAGGTGAGCCAGGATTTTAAGGGCCGGATCATTATTGCCAACGATCTCGACGAGGTGACACTTTAA
- a CDS encoding helix-turn-helix transcriptional regulator, whose product MNENDIFKALADPTRRTIFDKLAAGSMNASALREGLPISQSAMSQHLAVLRNAGLVSEAKQGRCVNYQVAPEGLAQIAQWLAKYRAYWPARIDALQILLKDMDQ is encoded by the coding sequence ATGAATGAAAATGACATCTTCAAGGCGTTGGCCGATCCGACCCGCCGCACCATCTTCGACAAGCTCGCTGCCGGCAGCATGAACGCCAGCGCGTTGCGCGAAGGGCTGCCCATCAGCCAGTCGGCGATGTCGCAACACTTGGCGGTGCTGCGCAATGCCGGACTGGTGAGCGAGGCGAAGCAGGGGCGCTGCGTCAATTATCAGGTTGCCCCGGAAGGGCTGGCGCAGATCGCCCAGTGGCTGGCGAAGTACCGCGCCTACTGGCCGGCGCGCATCGACGCGCTGCAAATCTTGCTGAAGGACATGGATCAATGA
- a CDS encoding SRPBCC domain-containing protein — protein sequence MNKRAEQQPRDRLVLEYALEAPPEKVWRALSIPELREQWLPTGDLAQVEPLDATPGKAVSYRLRDDQPPFLESVVTLQILPDASGGSLLRIIHQLDAANDGPATVMRAA from the coding sequence ATGAACAAACGGGCTGAGCAGCAGCCGCGCGACCGGCTGGTATTGGAGTATGCGCTCGAGGCGCCGCCGGAAAAAGTGTGGCGGGCGCTCAGCATTCCCGAGCTGCGCGAGCAGTGGCTGCCGACGGGGGATCTGGCGCAGGTCGAACCGCTGGACGCTACGCCGGGCAAGGCCGTGAGCTATCGCCTGCGCGACGATCAACCGCCGTTTCTCGAAAGCGTCGTGACCCTGCAGATCCTGCCGGACGCCAGCGGCGGCAGCCTGCTGCGGATTATCCACCAGCTTGACGCCGCCAACGACGGCCCGGCGACGGTGATGCGCGCCGCCTGA
- a CDS encoding ATP-dependent Clp protease proteolytic subunit — protein MREKMMLVPMVVEQTSRGERSFDIYSRLLRDRIVFLNGEVNDDVAEMLCAQLLFLEAENPEKPIHLYINSPGGVITSGLAIYDTMQYLRAPVHTLCMGTARSMGSFLLMAGEPGHRMALPNASLHVHQPLGGFQGQASDILIHAEEMKRTKDTVIRLYAKHCGRGYEEVERVLDRDRFMTADEAAAWGLIDKVLRER, from the coding sequence ATGCGTGAGAAGATGATGCTCGTCCCTATGGTGGTGGAACAGACCAGCCGGGGAGAACGTTCCTTTGACATTTATTCGCGTTTGCTGCGCGACCGGATCGTATTCCTCAACGGCGAAGTCAACGACGACGTGGCCGAGATGCTGTGCGCTCAACTGCTGTTTCTGGAGGCGGAAAACCCGGAAAAACCGATCCACCTGTACATCAACTCGCCGGGCGGGGTGATCACCAGCGGGCTGGCGATTTACGACACCATGCAGTACCTGCGTGCGCCGGTGCATACCCTGTGCATGGGCACCGCGCGTTCGATGGGTTCGTTCTTGCTGATGGCCGGCGAACCGGGGCACCGCATGGCGCTGCCCAACGCCAGCCTGCATGTGCACCAGCCGCTGGGCGGCTTTCAGGGGCAGGCCTCCGACATACTGATCCACGCCGAAGAGATGAAGCGCACCAAAGACACGGTGATCAGGCTTTACGCCAAACACTGCGGCCGGGGTTATGAGGAGGTGGAGCGGGTGTTGGATCGCGATCGTTTCATGACCGCCGACGAAGCGGCGGCCTGGGGGTTGATCGATAAGGTGCTGCGGGAGCGGTAA
- a CDS encoding molecular chaperone → MMKKKYLTMGCALLLALVATGVQAGIIASATRVIFHEGDTEKTLMLLNTNGYPIVAQTWVDNGDVNAAPELSRAPFVTLPSVFTLPPSALKGLRILFAGANLPTDRESVFWLNLYEIPPSQPTMPPLASRVTLAMNTQMKIFYRPRALKGKAENAAAAVSFTLQKSPGGYLLRCHNPSAFYLSFARITVKIDGRHYPVRQESDMMTAPFSTRDYHLDAAAAPMPPTQIAVRAMLINDQGQQIVKSYTATP, encoded by the coding sequence ATGATGAAAAAGAAATACCTGACGATGGGGTGCGCTCTGCTGCTGGCGCTGGTGGCCACAGGCGTGCAGGCGGGTATCATCGCCTCCGCCACCCGGGTGATTTTCCACGAAGGCGATACGGAAAAGACCCTGATGCTGCTCAACACCAACGGCTATCCGATCGTGGCGCAAACCTGGGTCGATAACGGCGACGTCAACGCCGCCCCCGAACTGTCGCGCGCGCCATTCGTCACCCTGCCCAGCGTGTTCACCCTGCCGCCTTCGGCGCTGAAAGGGCTGCGGATCCTGTTCGCCGGTGCGAATTTGCCCACCGACAGGGAATCGGTGTTCTGGCTTAATCTGTATGAGATCCCCCCCAGCCAGCCGACCATGCCGCCGCTGGCGTCGCGTGTGACACTGGCGATGAACACGCAGATGAAAATCTTCTATCGCCCCAGGGCGCTGAAGGGAAAAGCCGAGAACGCCGCCGCGGCCGTCTCGTTCACGCTGCAAAAATCGCCGGGCGGCTATCTGCTGCGCTGTCATAACCCCTCGGCGTTCTATCTCTCCTTCGCCCGCATCACCGTGAAAATCGACGGGCGCCATTATCCGGTGCGGCAAGAAAGCGACATGATGACCGCGCCGTTCAGCACGCGGGATTATCACCTTGACGCCGCTGCGGCGCCGATGCCCCCCACTCAGATCGCCGTTCGGGCCATGCTCATCAATGACCAGGGCCAGCAGATCGTCAAGTCATACACAGCCACTCCATAA
- a CDS encoding fimbrial protein, with product MKRIFYPIAALSLFAAPTALAQCTRVAPAIDSGCDPCGVGTALGRVNLTSTYLQPVGTPLGTSVFDLTAGTRYPDPNKVLYECDAGDAGQIYEVFATNGDDRVGGYYDLGAQDGNPNYYATYFPYVGIRLTHLDSGKVFTRYWQSAPITRYATVGSKIQIRVKDFSAIRADLIRISSLPGAGASNYCGYSAGNPLVGMASTTGNSNYTCTQPNGYVTFQGPGIASDPIGSDSATNYATWGTGRWNAMGMGTAPISSLTYTATCVARNVTPLVILPTISVSQLSAGQTSQAQFTINIECDNAAVSGVSSNNTALGLQVPYESYVAAQQLGLVSANGGVSYLLSSGYGTDSSVATGVGIALANAGNGAPMNFVGWARCSAGQCPQGNDAGWYPVLNGASGGGSTAAGFTHYTTQLTATLARLPGQTVTAGKVDARAYVWVKVQ from the coding sequence ATGAAACGCATTTTTTACCCGATCGCCGCCCTGTCGCTGTTCGCCGCGCCAACCGCGCTGGCGCAATGCACCCGGGTGGCTCCCGCGATAGATTCCGGTTGCGATCCCTGCGGGGTGGGCACGGCGCTGGGCCGGGTCAATCTGACCAGCACTTATCTGCAGCCCGTCGGCACGCCGCTCGGCACCAGCGTGTTCGACCTCACCGCCGGCACGCGCTATCCGGATCCCAACAAGGTGTTGTATGAGTGCGACGCCGGCGATGCCGGGCAGATCTATGAAGTCTTCGCCACCAACGGCGACGATCGCGTCGGCGGCTATTACGATCTGGGCGCCCAGGACGGCAACCCCAACTACTACGCCACCTACTTTCCTTACGTCGGCATCCGCCTGACCCACCTGGATTCCGGCAAGGTTTTTACCCGCTATTGGCAGTCGGCACCGATTACCCGCTACGCCACCGTCGGCAGCAAAATTCAGATCCGCGTAAAAGACTTCAGTGCCATCCGCGCCGATCTGATCCGCATCAGCTCGCTGCCGGGCGCGGGCGCCAGCAACTACTGCGGTTACAGCGCCGGCAACCCGCTGGTAGGCATGGCCTCGACCACCGGCAATTCGAACTATACCTGCACGCAGCCGAACGGCTATGTCACCTTTCAGGGGCCCGGCATCGCCTCGGATCCTATAGGCAGCGACTCCGCCACCAACTACGCCACCTGGGGCACCGGGCGCTGGAACGCGATGGGCATGGGTACCGCACCGATCTCCTCGTTGACCTATACCGCCACCTGCGTGGCGCGCAACGTCACGCCGCTGGTGATCCTGCCGACCATCTCCGTCAGCCAGTTGAGCGCTGGGCAAACTTCACAGGCGCAATTCACCATCAATATCGAATGCGACAACGCCGCCGTGTCCGGCGTCAGCAGCAACAATACCGCCCTCGGCCTGCAGGTGCCGTATGAAAGCTATGTTGCGGCGCAGCAGCTCGGGCTGGTCAGCGCCAACGGCGGCGTGAGCTACCTGCTCTCCAGCGGTTACGGCACCGACAGCAGCGTCGCTACCGGCGTAGGCATCGCGCTCGCCAACGCCGGCAACGGCGCGCCGATGAACTTCGTCGGCTGGGCGCGCTGCAGCGCCGGGCAGTGTCCGCAGGGCAACGACGCCGGCTGGTATCCGGTGCTCAACGGCGCCAGCGGCGGCGGCAGCACCGCAGCAGGGTTCACCCACTACACCACCCAGCTCACCGCCACCCTCGCCCGGCTGCCCGGGCAAACCGTCACCGCCGGCAAAGTGGACGCCAGAGCCTACGTCTGGGTTAAGGTGCAATGA
- a CDS encoding fimbria/pilus outer membrane usher protein has protein sequence MFDVRKATPLPTRWCCALLALPLGCAAADGYTFDPALLRGSVLNNSALSQFNQQDAVAPGSYQIDLYLNGQFLERDQIRFVRQGKQVLPCFDRPQLTRFGLKNPPLATEANCLLPGRDLKDIAVNADISQLRLDLSIPQALLNDRPRGSVNPASLDSGESMAFVNYNLNQYHVSYRQGQTRDLDSTYANLNGGFNLGLWRYRQQSSYRYDREFGGHLDTSRRYVQRAILPWRSEMLLGEGFTDGHFFSGLGFRGIQLSSDDRMLPDSQRGYAPVVRGVAKSNARVTVLQGKSTLYETTVAPGPFAINDLYATNYAGDLTVVVTEADGSVSTFTVPFAAVPESIRPGQSRYSAIVGRSRYVGDNDLFSEVTWQHGLTNALTFNLGNQLADGYQAMMLGGVYSSWLGAFGMDTTYSHASLPNGGASGWMLHLSYSRTFSPTDTTLSIAGYRYSTEGFRDLSDVLGVRRAATTGQNWQSDSYRQRSRFEVAINQGMGAFGSLTMSGSTQDYRDQRGRDNQLQLGWGKTFGNGVALNLSVTRTRSLGYSNGDYRGYGPLDNVYSAPLAQNAQTVTALSLSFPLGRSSSAPSVSLLANHNQGQGGNYQAALSGSVGDEQPVSYGLNFTTDDDRQQSIWGGNLQTRLPYANVTGSFSTARQYRQGSLSLQGAVVAHRGGVTLGPYVGDTFALIEAPGASGARVMDGQGARVDRFGYALAPSLVPYHYNTVALNPEGMNDQAELEDGQRRVAPYAGATVRLHFNTVRGQALLITAQRPDNAPIPMGANVLDAAGNSVGMVGQANQVYLRSDKRTGELTLNWGDAPGQQCTLHYRLPAGADGPIQRLSAPCR, from the coding sequence ATGTTCGATGTCCGCAAGGCGACGCCGCTTCCCACGCGCTGGTGTTGCGCGCTGCTGGCGCTGCCGCTGGGCTGCGCCGCCGCCGACGGCTACACTTTCGATCCCGCGCTGCTGCGCGGCAGCGTGCTGAACAACAGCGCCCTGAGCCAGTTCAACCAGCAGGACGCCGTCGCCCCCGGCAGCTATCAGATCGATTTATATCTCAACGGCCAGTTTCTCGAACGCGATCAAATTCGCTTCGTGCGCCAAGGCAAGCAGGTGCTGCCCTGCTTCGATCGGCCGCAGCTGACGCGATTCGGGCTGAAAAATCCGCCGTTGGCGACCGAAGCGAACTGTCTGCTGCCCGGCCGGGATCTCAAGGACATCGCGGTGAACGCCGATATCTCGCAGCTGCGGCTGGATCTCAGCATTCCACAGGCGCTGTTGAACGACCGGCCGCGCGGCAGCGTCAATCCCGCCAGCCTGGACAGCGGTGAATCGATGGCCTTTGTCAATTACAACCTCAACCAGTACCACGTCAGCTACCGACAGGGGCAAACCCGCGATCTCGACTCGACCTACGCCAACTTGAACGGCGGATTTAACCTTGGGCTATGGCGCTACCGCCAGCAGTCCAGCTATCGCTACGATCGGGAGTTCGGCGGCCATCTGGACACCAGCCGCCGCTACGTGCAACGCGCGATCTTGCCCTGGCGCAGCGAAATGCTGTTGGGCGAAGGCTTTACCGACGGGCACTTCTTCTCCGGCCTGGGCTTTCGCGGCATTCAGCTCAGTTCGGACGACCGCATGCTGCCGGACTCGCAGCGCGGCTATGCGCCGGTGGTGCGCGGCGTGGCGAAAAGCAACGCGCGCGTGACGGTGCTGCAGGGCAAAAGCACGCTGTATGAAACCACCGTCGCGCCGGGGCCGTTCGCCATCAACGATCTGTACGCCACCAACTACGCCGGCGATCTCACCGTGGTGGTGACGGAAGCCGACGGCAGCGTCAGCACCTTCACCGTGCCGTTCGCCGCAGTGCCGGAATCCATCCGCCCCGGCCAGTCGCGCTACTCCGCGATCGTCGGCCGTTCCCGCTACGTCGGCGACAACGATCTGTTCAGCGAAGTGACCTGGCAGCACGGCCTGACCAACGCTCTGACCTTCAACCTCGGCAACCAGCTGGCGGACGGTTATCAGGCGATGATGCTGGGCGGCGTGTACAGCAGCTGGCTGGGCGCCTTCGGCATGGACACCACCTATTCCCACGCCAGCCTGCCGAACGGCGGCGCCTCCGGCTGGATGCTGCACCTCTCTTACAGCCGAACCTTCAGCCCGACGGACACCACCTTATCCATCGCCGGCTACCGCTACTCTACCGAAGGCTTTCGCGATCTCAGCGACGTGCTCGGCGTACGGCGCGCCGCCACCACCGGCCAAAACTGGCAGTCCGACTCCTACCGCCAGCGTTCGCGCTTCGAGGTCGCCATCAATCAGGGGATGGGGGCGTTCGGCAGCCTGACGATGTCCGGCTCGACTCAGGACTACCGCGATCAGCGCGGCCGCGATAATCAGCTCCAGCTGGGCTGGGGAAAAACCTTCGGCAACGGCGTGGCGCTTAACCTCTCCGTCACCCGCACCCGCAGCCTGGGCTACAGCAACGGCGACTACCGCGGCTATGGGCCGCTGGATAACGTCTACAGCGCGCCGCTGGCACAGAACGCGCAGACCGTCACCGCCCTGTCGCTGAGCTTCCCGCTCGGGCGTTCATCATCCGCCCCCAGCGTCTCGCTGTTGGCCAACCACAACCAGGGCCAGGGCGGCAACTATCAGGCTGCGCTGTCGGGCAGCGTCGGCGACGAACAGCCGGTCAGCTACGGCCTGAACTTCACCACCGACGACGATCGCCAACAAAGCATCTGGGGAGGCAACCTGCAAACCCGCCTGCCTTACGCCAACGTCACCGGTTCGTTCTCCACCGCGCGCCAGTACCGACAAGGTTCACTGTCGCTGCAGGGCGCCGTGGTGGCGCACCGCGGCGGCGTGACATTAGGGCCGTATGTCGGCGACACCTTCGCCCTGATCGAAGCGCCCGGCGCCAGCGGCGCACGGGTGATGGACGGTCAGGGCGCGCGCGTCGATCGCTTCGGCTACGCGCTGGCGCCGTCCCTGGTGCCCTATCACTACAACACCGTCGCGCTGAACCCCGAGGGCATGAACGACCAAGCGGAACTGGAGGACGGCCAGCGGCGCGTGGCGCCTTATGCCGGCGCCACGGTGCGCCTGCACTTCAACACCGTGCGCGGCCAGGCATTGCTGATCACCGCGCAGCGGCCCGATAACGCGCCGATCCCGATGGGCGCCAACGTCCTCGACGCCGCGGGCAACAGCGTGGGCATGGTCGGCCAGGCCAATCAGGTGTATCTGCGCAGCGATAAGCGCACCGGGGAACTGACGCTGAACTGGGGCGATGCACCCGGCCAACAGTGCACGCTGCATTACCGTCTGCCCGCCGGGGCAGACGGTCCGATTCAACGGCTCAGCGCCCCGTGCCGCTAG
- a CDS encoding molecular chaperone: MTRSLYRFTFMPQKNRSTRRWAALSLCLMSFAATHASASVTLLGNRVIYPADAREKTLQFTNDDSTPALMQIWLDVNNPKSTPENADAPFIASPQIFRMAPHSGQMVRLSFVGQPLPRDRESLFYLNFLQVPAVRQTDDDKNKLLLVVTNRLKVFYRPAGLAGDANHIIDTLSLRQVGNALRVSNPTAYYANVSQAAILSGAKRSAIPQADLIPPFSQASWPVNGEVRQVALRVINDYGVEITRTLNVAR, encoded by the coding sequence ATGACTCGCTCCCTTTATCGGTTCACGTTTATGCCGCAGAAAAACCGTTCCACCCGCCGATGGGCCGCCCTGTCGCTTTGCCTGATGAGCTTTGCCGCTACCCACGCGTCGGCCAGCGTGACGCTGCTCGGCAACCGCGTGATCTACCCCGCCGATGCGCGGGAAAAAACGCTGCAGTTCACCAACGACGACAGCACCCCGGCGCTGATGCAGATCTGGCTCGACGTCAATAACCCGAAGTCCACGCCGGAAAACGCCGATGCGCCCTTTATCGCCTCCCCACAAATCTTCCGCATGGCTCCGCACAGTGGGCAGATGGTCAGATTATCGTTCGTCGGCCAGCCGTTGCCGCGCGATCGCGAGTCGCTGTTCTACCTCAACTTTCTGCAGGTGCCCGCGGTGCGCCAGACTGACGACGACAAGAACAAACTGCTGCTGGTGGTCACCAATCGGCTAAAGGTGTTCTATCGCCCCGCCGGGCTGGCCGGCGACGCCAACCACATCATCGATACACTTAGCCTGCGCCAGGTCGGCAACGCGCTGCGCGTCAGCAATCCGACTGCCTACTATGCCAACGTCAGCCAGGCCGCGATCCTGAGCGGCGCAAAGCGCAGCGCCATCCCACAGGCGGATCTTATCCCGCCTTTTTCGCAGGCCAGTTGGCCGGTGAACGGGGAGGTGCGGCAGGTCGCCCTGCGCGTCATCAATGATTATGGGGTCGAGATTACGCGGACCCTGAACGTCGCGCGCTGA
- a CDS encoding fimbrial protein, with translation MNIKLVALSMLALSGACAAASSNTVQFKGEVSTQTCSVNINGNQSNPVVLLPTVAASKLATKGATAGDTTFTVNVTGCAAATSDTAIKTVLAGNNPTANGNLGNAGDAAKVSIQLLDSDATTPLSFASGSTVTTSAMTLAKDATSTSQNLVARYYAEDTGVAAGSVIATAQFAISYK, from the coding sequence ATGAACATTAAATTAGTCGCATTATCCATGCTGGCTCTCTCCGGCGCCTGTGCGGCAGCCTCGTCCAATACGGTGCAATTTAAAGGCGAAGTCAGCACACAAACCTGCTCGGTGAATATTAACGGCAACCAATCCAACCCGGTCGTTCTGCTGCCCACCGTCGCCGCCAGCAAACTCGCCACCAAAGGCGCCACCGCCGGTGACACCACCTTTACCGTTAACGTGACGGGGTGTGCGGCAGCGACCAGCGATACGGCGATCAAAACCGTTCTGGCGGGCAACAACCCCACCGCCAACGGCAATCTGGGCAACGCGGGCGATGCGGCCAAGGTGTCCATTCAACTGCTGGACAGCGACGCCACCACACCGCTGTCATTCGCCAGTGGTTCGACCGTCACCACGTCGGCAATGACGCTGGCGAAAGACGCTACCTCGACCTCGCAGAACCTGGTGGCCCGCTACTACGCGGAAGACACCGGCGTGGCGGCCGGTTCGGTGATCGCCACCGCCCAGTTCGCCATCAGCTACAAATAA
- a CDS encoding LuxR C-terminal-related transcriptional regulator, with translation MFYIGVLCRRITPKKSSDNPPEVWKHAFMLIRGIKVRVIYIDSSPLCRLGMKTLLGGEVITLSSPKISIIKDISPAPDLIIMDFPHEIYRFEGYLTFVNYSRSEYKGVRLLFFVDKTSPLILAFIAAAQPDAILHKRETLQVVRETCATLACRQETSERHVVNRHRAAAITPGEAAVLCETARTEDIRLTARRLNLHPKTVYSHLNNAGKKFGIRNRVELLKMIALL, from the coding sequence ATGTTTTATATCGGTGTGCTGTGCAGGCGAATTACCCCAAAAAAGAGCAGCGACAATCCGCCTGAGGTATGGAAGCATGCTTTCATGCTGATAAGGGGAATTAAAGTGAGAGTGATTTATATCGACAGTTCGCCACTGTGCCGACTGGGCATGAAAACTTTATTGGGAGGGGAGGTGATAACCTTATCTTCGCCCAAGATTAGTATTATTAAAGATATAAGCCCTGCGCCTGATTTAATTATAATGGATTTCCCCCATGAGATTTACCGATTCGAAGGGTATTTAACTTTCGTTAATTATTCGCGCAGCGAATATAAAGGTGTTCGGTTACTGTTTTTCGTCGATAAGACTTCGCCGCTGATCCTGGCGTTTATTGCCGCGGCGCAGCCGGATGCGATTTTGCACAAGCGGGAAACGTTACAGGTGGTGCGAGAGACCTGTGCTACGTTGGCCTGCCGCCAGGAGACGAGCGAACGCCATGTGGTGAACCGGCATCGGGCAGCGGCGATCACGCCCGGCGAGGCGGCGGTGTTGTGTGAAACCGCCCGCACCGAAGATATCCGCCTGACCGCGCGACGGCTTAACCTGCACCCGAAAACCGTATATTCGCACCTCAATAACGCCGGCAAGAAGTTCGGCATCCGCAATCGCGTGGAGCTGCTGAAGATGATTGCGCTGCTGTAG